One Candida dubliniensis CD36 chromosome 1, complete sequence genomic region harbors:
- a CDS encoding protein kinase, putative (deleted EC_number 2.7.1.37): MSISSTTSTTFDPTSNRTSIDTTATSINHDYNKYNRLSTSSSLFTIDSELNDLYPELPSNFKLIELLGEGAFSSVYKAIDLSSKNNMIVAIKIIDKINLNNKQLKNIINEINILKQINYHHHPNIIELFGVIDGINQTFLILEYCNGGEIFDQILQYTYLSEPLSYHIFKQILQALEYLHNNLNIVHRDLKPENLLFNKIPFFERPTSITTNDDDDDDNNNNNNNNNNDPRKYLRKSDDINEKIDEGEFKYGIGGGTIGIIKLADFGLAKQLNDNNIAQTPCGTTGYTAPEVFQCSNITTNTTTNTTTNSSSIYHQIFKPTSLKTETKTKTNSKSKSKSKTKFNTNNYSKSVDIWSLGCVLYTLLCGFPPFYNDDIEILTNNVINGKFEFLKPWWDEITNDAKDLITKMLHIDPNKRITINEIWNHPWILNHMNNENKQNQNQNQNQKQESSNYFPNHHPMSRSRSRSNIIKQTIFENIHEYRNENINNSKQEKDNFSSFLSSTITQQELSKSPRAMAIKKVFDNPAMITKKSNKKEKNSSHHNDNDNHNHNHNDDDDDEIYFANEEEPLSYFIEDIAELDDEDDEDNEEEEEEDDDDDDSSDESNEFDEFDESDESDEHLKIMKSLPFKIRKNQHDYIKTPYPKLISFKDVFNLNKINSHQQQQQHDNNDNEEDDKEDEIEKVYELNNKFHEFKLSSQNLNQINNKNNNNSISDNDSDDTTITSTNSSILSNIPTTTITTTTTTTTTTTTTTTTTNNNNHSNTINEIDDHDHNNNNTNITSNYETRSSSIISGLNGDFKFTLNLTNSNLLTRRKNSNNIITPINSSTSNTSSKNNNTNNTKNTNNTKNTNNANNIITISPINSSSISDATTTIINTNATATII; the protein is encoded by the coding sequence ATGAGTATTTCATCAACTACTAGTACTACTTTTGATCCTACCAGTAATAGAACTTCAATAGATACTACTGCCACATCGATCAATCatgattataataaatataatagaCTATCCACTTCATCAAGTTTATTTACTATTGATTCagaattaaatgatttatatcCTGAATTACCATCAAATTTTAAACTTATTGAATTACTTGGTGAAGGGGCATTTTCATCAGTTTATAAAGctattgatttatcatcGAAAAATAATATGATTGTTgctattaaaattattgataaaattaatcttaataataaacaattgaaaaatataattaatgaaattaatattttaaaacaaattaattatcatcatcatcctaatataattgaattatttggtGTTATTGATGGTATTAATCAAacttttttaatattagaATATTGTAATGGGGGAGAAATTTTTGATCAAATATTACAATATACATATTTATCTGAACCTTTATCTTATCatatttttaaacaaattttacAAGCATTAGAATATTtacataataatttaaatattgttcATCGAGATTTAAAACCagaaaatttattatttaataaaatcccTTTTTTTGAAAGACCAACTAGTATTACTacaaatgatgatgatgatgatgataataataataataataataataataataatgatccAAGGAAATATTTACGAAAATCtgatgatattaatgaaaaaattgatgaaggTGAATTTAAATATGGTATAGGTGGTGGAACTATTggaataataaaattggCTGATTTTGGATTAgctaaacaattaaatgataataatattgctCAAACTCCTTGTGGTACAACTGGTTATACTGCTCCTGAAGTTTTTCAATGTAGTAACATTACTactaatactactactaatactactactaattcATCCCtgatttatcatcaaatttttaaacCTACTTCATTGAAAACtgaaactaaaactaaaactaattctaaatctaaatctaaatctaaaactaaatttaatactaataattaTTCTAAATCAGTAGATATTTGGTCATTAGGATGTGTATTATATACATTATTATGTGGATTTCCTCCATtttataatgatgatattgaaatattaaCTAATAATGTTATTAATGggaaatttgaatttttaaaaccTTGGTGGGATGAAATAACTAATGATGCAAAAGATTTAATTACAAAAATGTTACATATTGATCCtaataaaagaattactattaatgaaatttggaATCATCCTTGGATTTTAAATCATatgaataatgaaaataaacaaaatcaaaatcaaaatcaaaatcaaaaacaagaatcATCAAATTATTTCCCAAATCATCACCCTATGAGTAGGAGTAGGAGTAGGagtaatattattaaacaaactatttttgaaaatattcatGAATatagaaatgaaaatatcaataattccaaacaagaaaaagataatttttcatcatttttatcatcaacaataactCAACAAGAATTAAGTAAATCTCCTAGAGCAATGGCCATTAAAAAAGTATTTGATAATCCAGCAATGAtaaccaaaaaatcaaataaaaaagaaaaaaattcttctcatcataatgataatgataatcataatcataatcataatgatgatgatgatgatgaaatttattttgctaatgaagaagaaccattaagttattttattgaagatattgctgaattagatgatgaagatgatgaagataatgaagaagaagaagaagaagatgatgatgatgatgacagTAGTGATGAAAgtaatgaatttgatgaatttgatgaatcTGATGAATCTGATGaacatttgaaaattatgaaaAGTTTACCTTTTAAAATTAGGAAAAATCAACATGATTATATTAAAACTCCATATCCTAAATTAATTAGTTTTAAAgatgttttcaatttaaataaaattaattctcatcaacaacaacaacaacatgataataatgataatgaagaagacgaTAAAGAAGACGAAATAGAAAAGGTttatgaattgaataataaattccatgaatttaaattatcatctcaaaatttaaatcaaatcaataataaaaataataataattcaattagtGATAATGATAGTGATGATACAACTATTACTTCTactaattcatcaatactTCTGAATATtcctactactactattactactactactactactactactactaccaccaccaccaccactacgacaaataataataatcatagTAATactattaatgaaattgatgatcatgatcataataataataatactaatattaCTTCTAATTATGAAACTcgttcatcatcaataatttccGGTTTAAATGGTGATTTTAAATTCACTTTAAATTTAactaattcaaatttattaactcGTCGTaaaaatagtaataatataattactccaattaattcatcTACAAGCAATACAAGTAgtaaaaataacaataccaacaataccaaaaataccaacaataccaaaaataccaacaatgccaacaatattattactataagtccaattaattcatcaagtATTAGTGATGCTACAACTACAATTATAAATACTAATGCTACTGCTAccataatttaa